Proteins from a genomic interval of Youhaiella tibetensis:
- a CDS encoding transporter substrate-binding domain-containing protein, translating into MKKLLLAAAALLALSGAANAQTVRMGTEAAYAPWNFLDDSGKPAGYDVDVGTELCKRAGLECTWVANEWDTIISNLVAGNYDAIVAAMSITDERKQTIDFSEAYYPPDPSRYVTNAGANFDFNALSGVKIGVQGGTIQAAYAEANLKNGNTIQSYATYDQAMADLAGGNLDIVLADGPYLDPIVSASNGAIVYAGPEVSIGEGYGIGLRKGDTELKDKLNTALEAAKADGTIDALIAKWFPGKGPFYKK; encoded by the coding sequence ATGAAGAAGCTACTTCTCGCGGCCGCGGCGCTCCTGGCGCTCTCCGGCGCTGCCAACGCTCAGACCGTCCGCATGGGTACCGAAGCTGCCTACGCGCCCTGGAACTTCCTTGACGATTCCGGCAAGCCCGCAGGCTATGACGTCGATGTCGGCACCGAGCTGTGCAAGCGCGCGGGCCTGGAATGCACCTGGGTCGCCAACGAGTGGGATACGATCATCTCGAATCTGGTGGCGGGCAACTACGATGCCATTGTGGCCGCCATGTCGATCACCGACGAGCGCAAGCAGACCATCGACTTCTCGGAGGCCTACTACCCGCCCGATCCGTCCCGCTACGTGACCAATGCCGGCGCCAACTTCGATTTCAACGCCCTCAGCGGCGTCAAGATCGGCGTTCAGGGCGGCACCATCCAGGCTGCCTATGCCGAAGCCAACCTCAAGAACGGCAACACCATCCAGTCCTACGCCACCTATGACCAGGCCATGGCCGACCTGGCCGGCGGCAACCTCGACATCGTTCTCGCCGACGGCCCCTACCTCGACCCGATCGTCTCTGCTTCGAACGGCGCGATCGTCTATGCCGGTCCGGAAGTCTCGATCGGCGAGGGCTACGGTATCGGCCTGCGCAAGGGCGACACCGAGCTCAAGGACAAGCTCAACACCGCCCTCGAGGCCGCCAAGGCCGATGGCACCATCGACGCGCTGATCGCCAAGTGGTTCCCGGGCAAGGGCCCGTTCTACAAGAAGTAA
- a CDS encoding ABC transporter permease subunit: MTDLLPQWLQDFLGNDILFWLGYLTNGKHLAWYASVQFTLFAAVAGAAVALAMGLAGATLRNSRFVPVRLLGMAYTNMTRGIPDVLFFIFFPLAFEQTVEWIISRSACSAEEIATATLWPPCPAANLHFNTFEYLVLASVSLGIVYGAFTANVIFGAMHSVPPGQIEAARAFGMSESQVNWRIRIRQMWIYALPGLSNVWMLLIKSTSLLSLVQITDIVRWANSLGAPNFVPTAGLMHPDWRWRYYLVLLVFYIILTFVSEKGFAALRRRAGRGMISVEG; encoded by the coding sequence ATGACCGATCTCCTGCCGCAATGGCTCCAGGATTTCCTGGGCAACGACATCCTGTTCTGGCTCGGCTATCTGACGAACGGCAAGCACCTGGCCTGGTACGCCAGCGTGCAGTTCACGTTGTTCGCCGCCGTCGCCGGCGCCGCCGTGGCGCTGGCCATGGGGCTGGCGGGCGCGACGCTGCGCAATTCACGCTTCGTGCCGGTGCGGCTCTTGGGCATGGCCTACACAAACATGACGCGCGGCATACCGGACGTGCTCTTCTTCATCTTCTTCCCGCTCGCCTTCGAGCAGACGGTGGAGTGGATCATCAGCCGGTCGGCCTGTTCGGCCGAGGAGATCGCCACCGCCACCCTCTGGCCGCCCTGCCCCGCGGCCAACCTGCATTTCAATACCTTCGAATACCTCGTGCTCGCCTCGGTATCGCTGGGCATCGTCTACGGAGCATTCACCGCCAACGTCATCTTCGGGGCCATGCACTCGGTGCCGCCGGGGCAGATCGAAGCGGCGCGCGCCTTCGGCATGTCGGAGTCCCAGGTCAACTGGCGCATCCGTATCCGGCAGATGTGGATCTACGCGCTCCCCGGGCTCTCCAACGTCTGGATGCTGCTGATCAAGTCGACCTCGCTGCTTTCGCTGGTCCAGATCACCGATATCGTACGCTGGGCCAATAGCCTGGGCGCCCCGAATTTCGTGCCCACGGCCGGGCTCATGCACCCCGATTGGCGCTGGCGCTACTATCTGGTGCTGCTGGTCTTCTACATTATCCTGACCTTCGTTTCCGAGAAGGGCTTCGCCGCCCTGCGGCGGCGCGCCGGTCGCGGCATGATCAGTGTGGAGGGCTGA
- a CDS encoding ABC transporter permease subunit has translation MDWFFAPLLTDLGLLAKPALFNIYFAAASIPIGFVGAVFMALGKASSNPLVSRFCRGYIYIFRGSPFFIQLFMFYSIALALNLTLWKPLGIDWLVLHPLFMGPAILALNTTAYAAEIFHGALLTVPRGEVEAARAFGMSRGQQFRSVIWPHLIRIAWPAYTNEVVFLFHATALVYFTLPVIDDQKDLMNKAGELFQKDYNAFLHFSVAALYFLAISLVIFYVFGLIYRRMTRHMPQRQKIVFKPRWLG, from the coding sequence GTGGACTGGTTCTTCGCCCCCCTCCTTACCGACCTGGGCCTGCTGGCCAAGCCGGCCCTCTTCAACATCTACTTCGCTGCCGCTTCGATCCCCATCGGCTTCGTCGGCGCAGTCTTCATGGCCCTCGGGAAAGCCTCTTCCAACCCGCTCGTCTCGCGGTTCTGTCGGGGCTACATCTATATCTTCCGCGGCTCGCCCTTCTTCATCCAGCTCTTCATGTTCTATTCCATCGCGCTGGCGCTGAACCTGACGCTCTGGAAGCCGCTGGGCATCGACTGGCTCGTGCTCCATCCCCTGTTCATGGGACCTGCGATCCTGGCGCTGAACACCACCGCCTATGCCGCCGAGATCTTCCACGGCGCCCTGCTGACGGTGCCCAGGGGCGAGGTCGAGGCGGCGCGCGCCTTCGGCATGAGTCGCGGCCAGCAGTTCCGCTCGGTCATCTGGCCGCATCTGATTCGCATAGCCTGGCCGGCCTACACCAACGAGGTGGTGTTCCTTTTCCACGCTACGGCCCTCGTCTATTTCACGCTGCCGGTGATCGATGACCAGAAGGACCTGATGAACAAGGCCGGCGAGCTTTTCCAGAAGGATTACAATGCCTTCCTGCATTTCTCCGTCGCCGCGCTCTACTTCCTGGCCATTTCGCTGGTGATCTTTTACGTCTTCGGCCTGATTTACAGGCGCATGACGCGGCACATGCCGCAGCGGCAAAAGATCGTCTTCAAGCCAAGATGGTTGGGATAA
- a CDS encoding putative bifunctional diguanylate cyclase/phosphodiesterase, whose amino-acid sequence MGNGVRAGVSAFFGRVEATIDRIVGADHLKPHIRQQLLGEQLRTVVQMAPLLLAAVLITSIVFLVVTAGTPAFDPVFWWAVTAVSYYSFASLVWWRDRKGPRHILSIPTTVKFAVAGCFVSGTLWGIVANILPIEVPAIRAAAIIGIGGMLFISMLSLVNLPLGAIALVVPLAVGATVAVMRLGMAEFWVQTVLLAAFIIVMLAMSVRHARAFVQHRASRSQVDEKKEIIGLLLKEFEATASDWVWGFDREGRIDNVSKGFTAATGLPAADLIGADFVHFLQCISPPNDTLMAQLARDFEAGESFADVELCVTAGGEQRWWRLSGKPIRDHKNEYVGYVGTVTDVSARKAAEKQMTALAHNDTLTGLLNRAKLSEHLGLCVSRLSRYGAPFALLYLDLDQFKTVNDSRGHMFGDRLLIQVAGRIEAALRESDIAARLGGDEFAIILSNDCAPDMCASVAARLIESIKRPFEIDGETITIGASIGIAVAPANGSGPEELLRNADMALYRAKADGRGAFRFFESHMDREERERKALEAELREALAEGQLVLHYQPLVSAVDKQPMGFEALIRWQHPIKGVILPSAFIPIAEQNGQIVEIGDWTIDRACRAAASWPADLTVSVNLSARHFRDSDIAGSVRRALTVSGLKPDRLEIEVTEALLVDDLDAVLVKLGELRELGVTIALDDFGTGYSSLAYLLKFAFDKIKIDHSLIEAAPRDPVARDLLRAIASIGRTLKLRMTAEGVETLEQAEFISEMLFFQLQGFHFAKPLDSIGLAHYLLTQVRSRAGDVRREAEDAIAGRVVRQAEA is encoded by the coding sequence ATGGGAAATGGGGTTCGGGCAGGAGTATCGGCGTTTTTCGGTCGGGTCGAAGCAACGATCGACCGGATAGTTGGTGCCGATCATCTCAAACCTCACATCCGCCAGCAATTGCTGGGTGAGCAGCTTCGCACCGTCGTTCAGATGGCGCCGCTGCTCTTGGCGGCGGTCTTGATTACATCGATCGTCTTCCTGGTCGTGACGGCCGGTACGCCCGCTTTCGATCCGGTCTTCTGGTGGGCGGTGACTGCCGTCTCCTATTACAGTTTCGCCTCGCTTGTCTGGTGGCGCGACCGCAAGGGGCCGCGCCACATCCTTTCGATACCGACGACCGTCAAGTTCGCCGTCGCCGGATGCTTCGTATCCGGGACGCTCTGGGGGATCGTCGCCAATATCCTGCCGATCGAAGTGCCCGCTATTCGCGCTGCGGCCATTATCGGGATTGGCGGGATGCTGTTCATCTCCATGCTTTCGCTGGTCAATTTGCCGCTGGGTGCGATTGCGCTTGTCGTGCCTCTGGCCGTGGGGGCAACCGTGGCGGTGATGCGCCTGGGCATGGCGGAGTTCTGGGTGCAGACCGTGCTCCTCGCGGCGTTCATCATCGTGATGCTCGCCATGTCCGTGCGCCACGCGCGCGCTTTCGTTCAGCATCGGGCCTCGCGCAGTCAGGTCGACGAGAAGAAGGAGATCATTGGCCTGCTCCTCAAGGAGTTCGAGGCCACGGCCTCCGACTGGGTCTGGGGGTTCGACAGGGAAGGGCGCATCGATAATGTGTCCAAGGGGTTTACGGCGGCTACCGGACTGCCGGCAGCGGACCTGATCGGCGCCGACTTCGTGCACTTCCTGCAATGCATATCGCCGCCCAATGACACCCTGATGGCGCAACTGGCGCGCGATTTCGAGGCAGGCGAGAGCTTTGCCGATGTCGAACTGTGCGTCACGGCGGGAGGCGAGCAGCGCTGGTGGCGATTGAGCGGCAAGCCCATTCGGGACCACAAGAACGAGTATGTGGGCTATGTAGGGACTGTCACGGACGTCTCCGCGCGCAAGGCAGCCGAAAAGCAGATGACGGCGCTGGCGCATAACGACACGCTGACCGGCCTTCTCAACCGGGCCAAGCTTTCCGAGCATCTGGGGTTGTGCGTTTCGAGGCTAAGCCGATACGGCGCACCGTTCGCACTACTCTATCTCGATCTCGACCAGTTCAAGACGGTCAATGACAGCCGCGGGCATATGTTCGGCGACAGGCTTCTCATCCAGGTGGCCGGCCGCATCGAGGCGGCGCTGCGCGAGAGCGATATCGCCGCGCGGCTGGGAGGCGACGAGTTCGCGATCATCCTCTCCAACGACTGTGCACCGGACATGTGTGCCTCGGTAGCCGCGCGGCTTATCGAAAGCATCAAGCGGCCCTTCGAGATCGATGGGGAGACGATCACCATCGGCGCCAGCATCGGGATCGCCGTGGCGCCTGCCAACGGTTCGGGGCCCGAGGAGCTTCTGCGCAATGCCGATATGGCTCTCTACCGGGCAAAGGCCGATGGTCGGGGCGCCTTCCGGTTCTTCGAGTCCCACATGGATAGGGAAGAGCGCGAGCGCAAAGCGCTCGAGGCCGAACTACGCGAAGCGCTGGCGGAAGGGCAACTGGTGCTGCACTACCAGCCGCTCGTTTCGGCCGTGGACAAGCAACCGATGGGGTTCGAGGCTCTCATTCGCTGGCAGCATCCGATCAAGGGGGTGATCCTGCCCAGCGCGTTCATCCCCATTGCCGAGCAGAACGGCCAGATCGTCGAAATCGGCGACTGGACGATCGATCGTGCGTGCCGGGCGGCGGCGAGCTGGCCGGCTGATCTTACGGTCTCGGTCAATCTGTCGGCGCGCCATTTCCGCGATTCAGATATTGCGGGTTCCGTCCGCCGGGCGCTCACCGTCTCCGGGCTCAAGCCCGACCGGCTCGAGATCGAGGTGACAGAGGCGCTGCTGGTCGATGACCTGGATGCCGTGCTGGTCAAGCTCGGGGAGTTGCGCGAGCTGGGCGTCACCATCGCGCTCGACGATTTCGGCACCGGCTATTCGAGCCTGGCCTATCTGCTCAAGTTCGCCTTCGACAAGATCAAGATAGACCATTCCCTCATCGAGGCCGCGCCGCGCGATCCGGTGGCGAGGGATCTGTTGCGGGCAATCGCCTCGATCGGACGGACCCTGAAGCTGCGGATGACGGCGGAGGGCGTCGAGACGCTCGAACAGGCCGAGTTCATCAGTGAGATGCTGTTCTTCCAGCTCCAGGGTTTCCACTTCGCCAAGCCCCTGGATTCCATCGGGCTGGCGCACTACCTGCTGACGCAGGTCAGAAGCCGGGCCGGCGACGTGCGGCGCGAGGCAGAGGATGCCATTGCCGGACGCGTGGTCAGGCAGGCGGAGGCGTGA
- a CDS encoding aminotransferase class I/II-fold pyridoxal phosphate-dependent enzyme — MSLESVPEAALTGSLRDYRSPIGSDLVGRTAPFYQWQNLRRQHSVWPYARSTATAPTARCQARTDSGSPFTGINFASQDYLSLSSHPEIKQAAIEAIQTYGVHSAGSAALLGNTANSIALENDLSDFVDGREIVLYPTGWAAGFGAVQGFVRPNDYVVLDVLAHSCLQEGARAATQNIHHHGHLNLEGLTRKLERIRANDTENGILVVTESLFSMHSDTPDIGAMRAICDQYKATLLVDCAHDLGSIGDDGRGHLGLQNMFGAADIIIGSFSKTFASNGGFIAVKDRATAEYLRYYSATHTFSNALSPVQAATISKALQIVRSDEGRTLRRKLMDNILYLRARMQEAGLEVLGDPSPIVPVRVGTEALGRFASRELAAKGGIANLVEYPAVPQGGARFRFQVMAAHSREDIEEVVRVLEQAMKSADLEYRASYESV; from the coding sequence ATGTCCCTTGAGAGTGTACCCGAAGCCGCGTTGACCGGCAGCCTGCGAGACTATCGCAGTCCGATAGGATCCGATCTTGTAGGGAGGACGGCGCCATTCTACCAGTGGCAGAACCTGCGCCGCCAGCACAGCGTCTGGCCCTATGCACGCTCCACCGCCACCGCGCCCACCGCCCGTTGCCAGGCCCGCACCGATTCCGGGTCGCCCTTCACGGGTATCAACTTCGCCAGCCAGGACTATCTGAGCCTCTCAAGCCACCCGGAAATCAAGCAGGCGGCGATAGAGGCGATCCAGACCTACGGCGTTCACAGCGCCGGATCGGCCGCCCTGCTTGGCAACACCGCCAATTCGATCGCCCTCGAGAACGACCTCTCGGATTTCGTTGACGGCCGCGAGATCGTGCTCTACCCGACCGGTTGGGCCGCCGGCTTCGGCGCCGTCCAGGGTTTCGTGCGGCCCAACGATTACGTGGTCCTGGATGTGCTGGCGCATTCCTGCCTGCAGGAAGGTGCCCGCGCCGCCACCCAGAACATTCACCACCACGGCCATCTCAACCTCGAAGGCCTTACTCGCAAGCTCGAGCGCATCCGTGCCAACGACACGGAAAACGGCATTCTCGTGGTGACCGAAAGCCTCTTCTCGATGCACTCGGACACGCCTGACATTGGGGCGATGCGGGCAATCTGCGACCAGTACAAGGCCACCCTGCTCGTCGACTGCGCCCATGACCTGGGCAGCATCGGGGACGATGGCCGGGGCCATCTCGGCCTGCAGAACATGTTTGGCGCCGCCGACATCATCATCGGCAGCTTTTCCAAGACCTTTGCCTCCAACGGCGGCTTCATCGCCGTCAAGGACCGGGCAACGGCCGAGTACCTGCGCTATTACAGCGCCACCCACACCTTCTCCAACGCCCTTTCGCCGGTCCAGGCTGCCACCATTAGCAAGGCACTCCAGATCGTCCGGTCCGACGAGGGCCGGACGCTGCGCCGCAAGCTGATGGACAATATCCTCTACCTGCGCGCCCGCATGCAGGAAGCCGGACTCGAAGTCCTCGGCGATCCCTCCCCGATCGTGCCGGTTCGCGTCGGCACCGAGGCTCTGGGCCGCTTCGCCTCGCGCGAGCTTGCCGCCAAAGGTGGCATCGCCAATCTCGTGGAGTATCCGGCCGTGCCGCAGGGCGGCGCGCGGTTCCGCTTCCAGGTGATGGCGGCCCACAGCCGCGAGGACATCGAGGAAGTCGTGCGCGTTCTCGAACAAGCGATGAAATCGGCCGACCTCGAATACCGCGCCAGCTACGAGAGCGTCTGA
- a CDS encoding response regulator, giving the protein MTLVLIVEDNPINRDVLGRRLERRGFAIRFAEDGPEGIAAAKALKPDVILMDIGLGEMDGYEATRTIKADHDTAGIPVIALTASAFESDRAKALAAGCDDFDTKPVDLPRLLGKIEAALGQTLS; this is encoded by the coding sequence ATGACACTCGTACTGATTGTCGAAGACAACCCGATCAACCGCGACGTGCTCGGCCGGCGCCTGGAACGCCGCGGCTTTGCAATCCGCTTCGCCGAGGACGGGCCGGAGGGCATCGCGGCGGCCAAGGCCCTCAAACCCGACGTGATCCTTATGGATATCGGTCTGGGCGAGATGGACGGCTACGAGGCCACCCGCACCATCAAGGCCGATCACGATACGGCCGGCATCCCGGTCATCGCGCTCACGGCAAGCGCCTTCGAGTCCGATCGAGCAAAGGCGCTCGCCGCCGGTTGCGACGATTTCGATACCAAGCCGGTCGACCTGCCCAGGCTCCTGGGCAAGATCGAGGCGGCGCTGGGTCAGACGCTCTCGTAG